The Puntigrus tetrazona isolate hp1 chromosome 3, ASM1883169v1, whole genome shotgun sequence genome contains a region encoding:
- the btr02 gene encoding bloodthirsty-related gene family, member 2, with amino-acid sequence MESTISLLSEKHFLCSLCEEIFCNPVTTPCGHSFCKACLRVYWSRSGSDECPLCRRAFGSRPHISVNRILADVTENYRKTRLAAKSKFFSMDELQDEPKDAGEVQQMIQERVQKIEKLQNSLKFLKSTCLREVQESQRVFSFLLSSLENSHKLVVAAVEQKQKEAEKRVERLVKDLEKEILQLENGHTNPEHLNDKERLKKSFGEIPRAMRDWSKVTLETDPCVGFTRQAVVDFMDTVTVESKRLSKAELKRLQKYSVDVNLNPRTAHAYLYISEDRKEVRHANKRQEVPENPKRFDRVANVMSKEAFSRGKHLWDVEVGDKTDWDLGVAKQSVNRKGKFTICPANGFWMLSLKNGTQYIASTSPPTFFSLGHKPKRLSVYLDIDGGRVSFYCLDTGTHIYTFKDTFTDRLHPIFSPGRPHGEKNTAPLIISSSCCSI; translated from the exons ATGGAATCTACCATCAGTCTCCTGTCTGAGAAGCACTTCCTGTGCTCTCTGTGCGAGGAGATCTTCTGCAACCCGGTAACAACGCCCTGCGGTCACAGCTTCTGTAAAGCATGTCTCCGTGTTTACTGGAGCCGCAGCGGGTCAGACGAGTGTCCGCTCTGTAGGAGGGCTTTCGGCTCCAGACCCCACATCAGCGTCAACCGCATACTGGCGGACGTCACCGAAAACTACAGGAAGACACGTTTGGCCGCGAAATCCAAGTTCTTCAGTATGGATGAACTCCAAGACGAGCCT AAAGATGCAGGAGAGGTGCAGCAAATGATTCAAGAAAGAGTTCAAAAGATTGAGAAACTTCAGAATTCCTTAAAGTTCCTAAAG AGCACATGTCTTCGGGAGGTTCAGGAGAGTCAAAGGgtgttttcttttctgctgaGCAGCTTAGAGAACAGCCATAAACTGGTAGTGGCTGCTGTTGAGCAGAAACAAAAAGAGGCGGAGAAAAGAGTGGAAAGACTTGTAAAAGACCTGGAGAAAGAAATCCTGCAACTGGAAAATGGACACACCAACCCCGAGCACCTGAATGACAAGGAGCGTCTTAAAAAG AGCTTCGGTGAAATACCTAGAGCGATGAGAGACTGGTCTAAAGTCACGCTGGAGACTGATCCTTGCGTTGGCTTCACCAGACAGGCTGTGGTGGACTTCATGGATACCGTCACGGTGGAATCTAAAAGGCTTTCTAAAGCCG AACTGAAGAGACTGCAGAAGTACTcag TCGATGTGAATCTGAATCCCCGGACAGCCCACGCTTACCTCTACATCTCCGAGGACAGGAAGGAGGTTAGGCATGCCAATAAGCGACAAGAGGTCCCAGAAAACCCCAAAAGGTTCGACCGGGTGGCTAACGTAATGTCCAAGGAAGCCTTCAGCCGTGGAAAGCACCTCTGGGATGTGGAGGTTGGAGACAAGACTGACTGGGATCTGGGAGTGGCCAAGCAATCTGTCAACCGAAAAGGAAAATTCACAATTTGTCCAGCCAACGGATTCTGGATGCTCAGCTTAAAGAACGGCACTCAGTACATCGCTAGCACCTCACCTCCCACTTTCTTCAGCCTCGGTCACAAGCCTAAGAGGCTGTCTGTTTACCTGGATATTGATGGGGGACGTGTGTCTTTCTATTGTTTGGACACCGGGACTCATATCTACACTTTCAAAGATACTTTCACAGATAGGCTCCACCCCATCTTCAGCCCGGGACGACCCCACGGGGAAAAGAACACTGCTCCTCTTatcatcagcagcagctgcTGCAGCATCTGA
- the si:dkey-120c6.5 gene encoding GTPase IMAP family member 7, with product MASVQGKPRRRHSLDSPPNISRETPLRMLVFGDSSKDQISLTRSVLGQDVFTGDEVNISTTEKSSGVVQDRDIILVNLPNLQDNNLPHSILHKEFRKAVCFSCPGPHAVVFVVDPFNLTSDTTDTLKHMVHYFGERVLKHTLIVLYHERGMRDLSIEDVVKMNKSFRELAEKCSQNYIFYNEEINRSECSQTRALLTQVDEMVSEHGMFSNMEFKDAEKRIQIEERFIHKSKEKEIREALKVLEKLHSGEELAGETLKYEEKMRLKCREKAELVVADKLGFTVRVVDYAVAVGKGAFVGAFLGFAVGYEGMVVGAAAGAVLGAALGGAANAAWSYIYKSFTDARGAT from the exons ATGGCATCAGTCCAAGGAAAACCACGGAGAAGACACAGCTTAGACAGTCCACCTAACA TAAGCAGAGAAACCCCACTGAGGATGCTGGTCTTTGGCGACTCCAGTAAGGATCAGATCTCACTGACACGGTCTGTGCTGGGACAAGACGTCTTTACCGGAGATGAAGTCAATATTTCAACGACCGAGAAAAGTTCAGGGGTTGTGCAGGATAGAGACATAATCCTAGTCAACCTACCAAATCTTCAGGATAACAACTTGCCACACAGTATACTTCATAAGGAGTTTAGGAAGGCAGTTTGTTTCTCATGTCCTGGTCCTCATGCTGTGGTGTTTGTTGTGGACCCATTTAACCTGACCTCTGATACTACGGACACACTGAAGCACATGGTACACTACTTTGGGGAACGTGTCTTGAAGCACACATTGATTGTTTTATACCATGAGCGAGGCATGAGAGATCTGTCCATAGAAGATGTGGTAAAAATGAACAAGAGCTTTAGAGAGCTTGCTGAGAAATGTAGCCAGAACTACATCTTCTacaatgaagaaataaaccGGAGCGAGTGTAGCCAGACACGAGCATTGCTCACCCAAGTGGATGAGATGGTCTCGGAGCATGGGATGTTTTCAAACATGGAATTCAAGGATGCCGAAAAAAGAATTCAGATAGAGGAGCGTTTCATCCATAAATCGAAGGAGAAAGAGATCAGGGAGGCATTGAAGGTGCTGGAGAAACTACATTCAGGAGAAGAGCTTGCCGGTGAGACCCTGAAGTATGAAGAGAAGATGCGGCTGAAGTGCAGAGAGAAAGCAGAGCTGGTTGTTGCAGACAAGCTTGGCTTTACTGTAAGAGTTGTTGACTATGCTGTTGCAGTGGGAAAAGGAGCGTTTGTGGGTGCATTTCTGGGATTTGCAGTAGGATATGAAGGCATGGTGGTGGGAGCTGCTGCTGGGGCTGTTCTTGGTGCTGCGCTTGGAGGTGCAGCTAATGCAGCGTGGAGCTACATTTACAAATCCTTTACAGATGCACGGGGGGCTACTTAG
- the LOC122341443 gene encoding B-cell receptor CD22-like → MELSQLPLMLLMISNIPSGYTEEKPKAKVSIKPDQHVFRGETVTLRCDIDAEGVTIWKYSWYKDGSDNVFSEGQEHTFSSVTESDEGKYSCYGAEREGSRTSIISDEVTLTVSDRAQTVLSVSPQKWLTEGDPVTLICEVKGSSTGWTFKWCTVYSNYQLQLDSSRGAGGNYTVSSAALKHTGVYVCRAERGKPAYSTTTSNNQPLWVTGVSPPVSLIISPNRTQHFTSVSLSLSCEDQSNSDRWRVRRYTDSGHLEDCSSSVWGSQTGSSCTIRSTIVSDTGVYWCQSESGENYHPVNITLHFGLILESPVHPVTEGDSLTLRCLYQRSTPPDLRADFYKDGSLIQSQTTEMIISDVSKSHEGFYYCKHPERGESPKSWISVRDSHSGSQISVLHTLSSVLAVCPYLLVTVVLIFKCCKIRVPYFQGVKEDEDKEKETSF, encoded by the exons ATGGAGCTCAGTCAACTTCCCCTAATGCTCC tgatGATTTCAAACATCCCCTCTGGATACACTGAAG AAAAACCAAAGGCCAAAGTGAGCATTAAACCTGATCAGCATGTATTCAGAGGAGAGACAGTCACTCTCAGATGTGACATTGATGCTGAAGGAGTCACTATCTGGAAGTACAGCTGGTATAAAGACGGTTCAGACAATGTTTTCAGTGAAGGACAGGAACACACATTCAGTTCTGTTACTGAGTCTGATGAGGGTAAATACTCCTGTTATggagcagagagagaaggaTCACGAACATCAATCATCAGTGATGAAGTTACACTGACAGTATCAG ATAGAGCCCAGACAGTTTTAAGTGTTTCTCCTCAGAAGTGGTTGACTGAAGGAGAtccagtgactctgatctgtgaGGTTAAAGGTTCATCTACAGGCTGGACATTCAAATGGTGCACTGTTTATTCCA aCTATCAATTGCAGttagacagcagcagaggagctGGAGGAAACTACACTGTCAGTTCTGCTGCTCTAAAACACACAGGAGTTTATGTGTGTAGAGCAGAGAGAGGAAAACCAGCATATAGTACAACCACCAGCAACAATCAACCTCTATGGGTCACTG GTGTTTCTCCTCCAGTCTCTCTGATCATCAGTCCAAACAGAACTCAACACTtcacatctgtctctctctctctgagctgtgaGGACCAGAGTAACTCTGATAGATGGAGAGTGAGAAGATACACAGATAGTGGACATCTAGAAGATTGTTCATCATCAGTGTGGGGATCACAGACAGGATCTTCATGTACAATCAGATCCACTATCGTATCAGACACTGGAGTGTACTGGTGTCAGTCTGAATCTGGAGAGAACTATCATCCTGTTAATATCACTTTACACT ttggtttgatTCTGGAGAGTCCTGTTCATCCTGTGACTGAAGGAGATTCTCTGACTCTACGCTGTTTATATCAACGTTCAACCCCACCAGACCTCAGAGCTGATTTCTATAAAGATGGATCACTCATCCAGAGTCAAACTACAGAGATGATCATCTCTGATGTCTCAAAGTCACATGAGGGTTTCTACTACTGCAAACACCCAGAGAGAGGAGAGTCACCCAAGAGCTGGATCTCAGTCAGAG ACTCTCACTCAGGATCTCAGATCTCTGTCCTTCACACACTCAGTTCTGTTCTGGCAGTTTGTCCATATCTGCTAGTGACAGTCGTGCTCATCttcaaatgctgtaaaataagaG TTCCATATTTTCAAGGAGTAAAAGAGGATgaagataaagaaaaagaaacttctTTCTGA
- the LOC122341451 gene encoding GTPase IMAP family member 9 yields the protein MPKRAGFGDVELRILVIGSSGPSQFLLTNFILGREVFSEEVYSIASSQKNVGELVGRRVAVVNGPNLYDKDLSKSKMRKELRRSMCLSTPGPHAILIAFDLEKISPNDMKTPKLVKDKFGENILNFTMILLVYDGRLKGRALNDKVMRTDWHLRELVEQCNGQYHVFSKNWRNRNGSRELLHKIERILQTMGGHHYINRSYKRAEESVRNEERKLRKKRQSETERTCRELEAQFRGDELRWQMDAFNVRVGTEIRAEAEMQNSWLRTSLAVGLGLGFVVGATMGMIVGSVEGPAGMAVGGAVGGVVGGASGAAAQLAIEHLDDRVGSNPANFNTVFINRFFRAPPV from the exons ATGCCTAAAAGAGCAG GCTTTGGTGATGTGGAACTAAGGATCTTGGTTATCGGGAGCAGTGGTCCATCTCAGTTCCTTCTCACCAACTTTATTCTGGGAAGGGAGGTGTTCTCAGAGGAAGTCTACAGCATTGCGAGCAGCCAGAAGAATGTGGGAGAGTTAGTAGGAAGACGAGTCGCAGTGGTCAACGGACCCAATCTGTACGACAAAGACCTGTCCAAGTCCAAAATGAGGAAAGAGCTGAGAAGGTCGATGTGCTTGTCGACTCCCGGACCTCACGCCATACTCATCGCATTCGACCTGGAGAAGATCTCCCCCAACGATATGAAGACTCCCAAGCTGGTTAAGGATAAATTTGGAGAGAACATCTTGAACTTCACAATGATCCTCTTGGTTTACGACGGGCGTCTGAAAGGCAGAGCGCTGAACGATAAGGTCATGAGAACCGACTGGCATCTGAGGGAGCTCGTGGAGCAATGCAACGGCCAGTATCACGTCTTCAGTAAGAACTGGAGGAACCGCAACGGGAGCCGGGAGCTCCTACACAAGATCGAGCGGATACTGCAGACTATGGGCGGGCACCATTACATTAACAGATCTTACAAGAGGGCAGAGGAGAGCGTTAGAAACGAGGAGAGAAAGCTGCGCAAGAAGAGACAGTCTGAGACCGAGAGGACGTGCCGGGAACTGGAGGCGCAGTTTCGGGGGGATGAGCTGCGCTGGCAGATGGATGCCTTCAATGTGAGAGTCGGGACAGAAATCAGGGCCGAGGCCGAGATGCAGAATAGTTGGCTCAGGACTTCACTGGCCGTGGGACTGGGACTGGGGTTTGTTGTCGGAGCCACTATGGGAATGATCGTGGGCTCTGTGGAAGGACCGGCAGGAATGGCAGTGGGAGGGGCTGTGGGCGGGGTCGTGGGCGGGGCTTCGGGTGCTGCTGCACAGCTGGCCATTGAACACTTGGATGACAGAGTGGGGTCCAATCCAGCCAATTTTAATACGGTTTTTATTAACCGCTTCTTTCGAGCACCTCCAGTCTAA